Proteins from a genomic interval of Deltaproteobacteria bacterium:
- a CDS encoding carbohydrate ABC transporter permease — protein sequence MSARPSLSRVTIYAVLAAFAMFFVMPVYVMLSTALKSLAEAQGSAMWSLPAALSTEGFSTAFARLGHGLVNSLVLTIPGTILSSLIGSINGYCLSKWKFRGSNTLFTIVLFGMFIPYQSILIPLVKFMQTIGLYNSIAGLVLVHVVYGIPITTLIFRNYYATIPNELVEAGRIDGAGLLGIYRHIFLPISLPSFVVVAIWQFTNIWNEFLFAVTLTSSPATQPVTVALQNLSGSMISQWNTQMAGALVASLPTLLIYIALGKYFVGGMLAGSVKG from the coding sequence ATGAGCGCACGGCCTTCCCTCTCCCGGGTCACGATCTACGCCGTGCTGGCGGCGTTTGCGATGTTTTTCGTGATGCCCGTCTACGTCATGCTCTCGACCGCGCTCAAGAGCCTCGCCGAGGCGCAGGGCAGCGCGATGTGGTCGCTGCCCGCCGCGCTCTCCACCGAGGGATTCTCCACCGCCTTTGCGCGGCTCGGGCACGGGCTCGTCAACAGCCTGGTGCTCACGATTCCCGGCACGATCCTCTCGTCGCTCATCGGGTCCATCAACGGCTACTGCCTGTCGAAGTGGAAGTTTCGCGGATCGAACACGCTCTTCACCATCGTCCTGTTCGGCATGTTCATCCCGTACCAGAGCATTCTGATCCCGCTCGTGAAGTTCATGCAGACGATCGGCCTGTACAACTCCATCGCCGGGCTCGTGCTCGTCCACGTCGTCTACGGCATCCCCATCACCACGCTCATCTTCCGCAACTACTACGCCACGATCCCCAATGAACTGGTCGAGGCCGGGCGCATCGACGGCGCGGGGCTGCTAGGCATCTACCGCCACATCTTCCTTCCCATCAGCCTGCCCAGCTTTGTCGTGGTCGCGATCTGGCAATTCACGAATATCTGGAATGAGTTCCTCTTCGCCGTCACCCTCACCAGTTCGCCCGCGACGCAGCCCGTCACCGTCGCCCTGCAAAACCTGTCGGGCTCGATGATCAGCCAATGGAACACGCAGATGGCCGGCGCGCTCGTCGCCTCGCTGCCGACGCTGCTCATCTACATCGCGCTCGGAAAGTACTTCGTCGGCGGCATGCTGGCGGGCAGCGTCAAGGGTTAG